CTATTTCGTCACTCAGAGAACAGAAGTACATGTCATGATAGCGAATCATGACACATAGACCGCTCGTTGTCATGCAGCTTACTTGGGTAGTCTTGCTAAAACATTACGGTTGTAAAATCGACTCACCATATTCTACCATTCGTCATTGAAATAACCTTGGATCCTAAGGTAGTTGGAAAGTGTAGCAAAGTCCATCCAGTCAATATTGAATGCAACGGTGCCTACtggagaagagagacaaaaactcacctcgCTGACTTTCTACAACAATGGGTATTATGATCTCTCATACTTATATCTTTTTACAGTTCATCAAATTTTCGAGAACAGTGAGCATCCCTCCCTCCCTTCCTCCCTTATACTTCGAGATACCTACACAATGACAAGGCTTCCTATACTTCAGAAATCTATCATTGAGAACTTCATAGAGCTCCCCTTGGATCTCAATCTtacaaagaacaaaaagatgaCTACGCTTGAATAAGGACCGTCAGTCTTATAGGACAACGAAATGAGTTCGTACCATGATAGTGATGTTGGTTTTTGCTGACTGGGATTCGAGGAATCGAGACGAGACGAGGTGTAATGGAGATCATCCAAAGAGGCgaaaagaggagagaggAGGAGAGAGGAGGAGAGAGGAGGCGAAGagaggggaagaaaggaggagagGAGGGCGCAGACAGCGAGACAGGGCGACAGAAAGTGTATTCAAGCGCCTGATCTGCAATCGATGTAAGCCAATTGCTGGTACTACTGATCGTTGCGTGTTTTGCCTAGGGAACACAATGATTTTCACCAGGACAGCACGAAATAAGATTCAGTAATGCCAGGAATTGGGGCGAATCACATACCATACATTCACATGCGGTGGTACAAGTATGTACTTAAATAGGTATAGATTATTACATCAATCATGTCACTACATCATAGTATCGTGAAATATTCGTCAAACAACAAAGATCAATACACAAACTCAAGACATCAACTCGTTATTATCGTCAATGAGTTCATCCTCCACTCTTGTCGCTTCCATCCGTTCTGCCAATCCCTTCAGCCCGGCATACATCATGTAACTCCGCTAAGTCACGTCCTCACTTTCCAATAGCTGTCTCCACTGTGAGATAGCGTCATAAAGCTTCCGCTCATATATCCAACTTCAGctctacatcatcatcaaattccGCAACGCAAGAATCCAACAGAATTCGTTCAGCGTCACTCAGCACCGTTATCTTCTTATTTCTGACCGGTATTTGAGCGGGGGCTTTGACTCGTGTCGCAGTTCCACTATGTCCTTGTCTGATGGGTGGCGGTCTGGGtacaggagcaggaggttTCGTCCTGACCCCTGGATTGGTCGTAGTTGGTCGAACCATGCCCCTCGATGGGTTCGGACGAGTCGTATTGCCAATTTGAGGCGCAGATCCAGCCATACTAGTGCTCTTAGGTGGTACACGTCCTGCTGGGAGTTTGGCAGTTGGTTTGACTGTTTCTGCAGGTTGGACAGCGATTGATTTTTTGGGTCTTAACCAGTCTTCTTCTAgctcttcatcatctaagACATCTCATACTTATCAGTTTTTCTCACTCTTATTATGACGTTATTCATTCACCTTTAAGGTTCAAAAGCGATATTTCCGTTTCACCAATTTCAAATTCAGGTACTTCTTGTATGATCACTCGGTCGCAATGAGTCCataaaggtggaagagaagtgagttttgaaaATATAGCTGTAAGGTCTGGATGATCAAATGCGAGTGTGAATGGCAGTTCTACGTtttcatgatgatgtcaGACAATACGTAAGTGTTGGTTTTTATATTTCAAATATACGTGGATTGGATACGATTAAGTTTCAAAGTTGAAATAGAAAATCAACCACTCACCTTGGACTTTTGGAGGCATatattcaatctcatcatcatcttcatcttcttcccttaCATCTTGAAGTGTTGCTAAATCATTGACGACTTCTTCTATACTACCCAGActtaattcttcttcccattgtTTCGGAGCTGGCGTTTTGAAAtcttgttgctgttgttgcagCTGTTCTTCAATTTGCGATTTTATTGGAGTGAGACTGATATTTGAGAGAGACTGTCTCGATCTCCTACGTGTTCTAGTCGCAGATGCTAATGGCGTTGGACCGGGTCCCTCCGAATTACGAATAGGTGCAGGTGTCCTGAGAGCCTGTTGTACTTTTCTCGAAGGCGCAGGTGTCTTTGTTATTATATGTGGcatggatgataatgacttTGAAGGTGGTATTGATGTACTTGATTTGGACGATCCCTGTGCGAATAACCTCTTGGGTTCTGATCATACCGGTCAAGCAAAGTAAAACCATCAGCCCGAGTGATTCATATGACCATTGGCAGAATGAGAAGCTGGTCCTCGTTGACAATGACGTTTCATcaaagaaactcaccaatatcTTCACcctctttacctttacctttacctcctccgCCTACTgcatgttgttgttgagacAGAACGTTTCTATCTCTACCTTCAGTCTTGATTCCTAAACCCAATCTCAATCCTGTACCCGCAGAAGATGCGACTGACTTTCCAGCTCTGGAAGGTGTTTTCGTTGGTAGAGCATTCGCATTTTCCTTGTTTgtgttcttcttcgatgtcGTGGGATTGTTATTGTACACTGAATACGTTCGGGGtaagtgagttgatcttggAGCGAACATCTTGCAGATACCCTTGATTGGAATGAGCAAGGATGATATTACAATTCTTACTTTGAGGTGACTCTTATGCTGATAATCGACGATAATGTTCAAGGTGATACAAGATAGTAGTGGTCAGTCAGAAACAATGGCATCAGTGGTAGTAGTaaaacatcaattgatgCTCGACACCAAAAATCCAACGCGTCCAAGTGCCACATCTGACTGGTACAAAAGATATTCCCGCTAAATCCCGCTAATATACAAAGTGCCACAAATACAAATGTACTTATGGGATTTTTGGCCCCGCCTGCGAAAACGCACTTTCACCCATACCACTGTACACTACTGTTGGACTGTAACTTCGAGCTCACCACCAGTAACTTCCAGCTTAGACATTGATAACTCTTTCCTTATCAGTCATCTCCAATATCAACTCAAAAGGCAAAGTAGCTCAAACAGGTGAGTCCCACAATGCTTCTGTCCTGTGGgcaaatcaaagctgattcgaGAACTTCAACTTGCTCTTCCTATCTCCAATCTATCTTTAAATCTACAACTGCTAAACCCCCTGATTTCAACAAAAAAGCATCTTTTGCCTAATCACCTAACactcttcatcaaaatgGACAAGGATAAGATCGCCAAGCTCCAAGCTCAAGTTCGAATCGGTACGTTCATTGTCCACCACTCCTATATCTGAGAGAAGAGGTTGGTATTATCACGAAAATGCTAATGGTCTTCTTACAACtatctgcttctttcctttATATGTAAATGTTCTACCCGTTTCGACAAATCACTCTGCTGGGCTCTTGCCTGTGTCACCTACCTCACATCAATGAATGCAATGGTCCTGTCACTTCCCTTTCACCACATTGCTTGCCGAAATGGACGAATAAATAAACCGTGCTGTCAAATCGAATTCATAACCCTCGTTCACCCAACataggaggtaaaggtacTCCCCGACGAAAACAAGTCAAGAAGTCAGTTACTGCTTCTCAAGGAGATGACCGAAAGCTTCAAGCTGCTCTTAAGAAATTAGGCGTTCAACCTATTACCGGTGTAGAGGAAGTCAACATGTTCAAGGAAGATGGTAATGTCTTACATTTCGGTGCTCCAAGAGGTGAGTAAGGTGATCTTTTTGGGGTAGGAGAGTTGAGGTGGAAATCGCATAAGGATTGGGGGTGCAAGGAACGAGGTTGTACGGCTGAAAGGTTGTCAAAGGGCGGTGGTGACGTCTGCAGCACCCTGCTTTCGATTTGACCAGCGACATCTGTCCTTTATGATTCGAACACCCGCTGACACTCTAGTTCGGTTGTAGTCCACGCCGCTCTCCCTTCCAACACACTCGCAGTATACGGACCTGGCCAAACCAAAGAGCTCACCGAACTCGTTCCTGGAATCCTCAACCAACTTGGTCCCGACTCACTTGCCAACCTCCGAAGATTAGCTGAATCTTATCAATCTATGACCGCTCGTCAAGCTGCTGCCGCCGCATCTGCAGGTGGTGCAGGAGctgataaagaaggtgaagtaggtggagaaggtgacgatgaaaTCCCCGATTTGGTGGAAAACtttgatgaagctgatggtgaaaagaaaaccGATCTTGAAGAATTAGAGTAGATCCAGACTCACAAACACGCAACTTCAGTTCTTCACTGAATCATCAGGGAGAATGAATCGTGAAAAAAAAAATGTCATCGTCAAGTGGAGTGGAGCCGATCAAgtaaaggaaaagtaaaaaTCAACATCCAAATTCATGTTGGTAGTTGAATCATTGAGGAAAACAAGGAGGAGAGAGTGTATAGTCAGACTTTGTATAGTCAATAAAGATAGAATCGatatgaatcatcatcatttcgtTGTTTTTCTAATCGTTCTACGACTCTGCAGTACTGTTGTTAAGtcttcatttcatcagagGCTGACTGTGATACAAAGCCACGCTATTGATTGACTCCACTTGAAGCGGTGCTTGCTTCGACGGTCAGTCAACATGTCGCAACAGAGTGTCGTCGATGAAATGCTATACATGCGTACATACAATGCGACGGGTATATGGCTAGATACGGGGTATCAAAGTATTAAGAGAAAATGGCATGGCACAAATCAAGCAGATCACAGTTGCTGAATAGAAGGACTTTGACTATATTTCATCATTACTTGCCCCAGCACCGTAAGATCTCGATTGAACAAGCATGAGAGACCGCAATTCTCTTTTGCTTAATCGTGATGCACCAAGAAGGAGCATTCTATTCTTCAGGAGAGAAAACCattcaaaccttcttcacctccttcaaccgttcttcctcctttttagctttgatatctctgTACATTTGaataaccttttctctttcttcctccaatATCCTCTTCTGTCCAGCATTTAATGGTACTTTACCACTTCCCTTCCCGACCGCTGAACAAGCGTCCTTAGCGGacgttgatttcttctcaGTATTCGATCTGCGTAGATGTTGTAATTGAGGTGGGGCTTGTAcgatatcattcaatcttcttggtctttcaacttgtttaAATTCTTTGGCTGGTCTCTGTTTTTGTATAttatctccatctccatcttcaggGTTATCACCTTGGTCATCAccatcgtcattatcatttcttttcctcttaccatccttcttctcttttaATTCAAGGATTAATTTCTCCAAAGCTTCTTTGGGTaatttaccatctttgacCAGCTTTTCAATTCTGActcttttctttctatctttcttttcttttctagCGTTTGACTCTTCCAATGCTTTTACAGATGCAGCTTCTTTTATAGCTTTGCTTACTCCTGGTCTCAACAAATCTTCTATCCGTCTATTGTATTCACCGAGTGATTCATGTGGTAAAATCGATGGtaatttcttcttgttatCTCCTCCAACTTGGTTATTAGCTGTCGGTATTGGTGTCgatatcgatgt
This genomic stretch from Kwoniella shivajii chromosome 3, complete sequence harbors:
- a CDS encoding nascent polypeptide-associated complex subunit beta, which encodes MDKDKIAKLQAQVRIGGKGTPRRKQVKKSVTASQGDDRKLQAALKKLGVQPITGVEEVNMFKEDGNVLHFGAPRVHAALPSNTLAVYGPGQTKELTELVPGILNQLGPDSLANLRRLAESYQSMTARQAAAAASAGGAGADKEGEVGGEGDDEIPDLVENFDEADGEKKTDLEELE